Proteins found in one Quercus robur chromosome 2, dhQueRobu3.1, whole genome shotgun sequence genomic segment:
- the LOC126714535 gene encoding uncharacterized protein LOC126714535, protein MAQSTFIWAALALLLVSSTLGSSDVPFIVAHKKASLTRLKSGAERVSVSIHIYNQGSSTAYDVSLTDDSWSQDVFDIVSGNTSNSWERLDGGGLLTHSFELEGKTKGLFYGAPAVITFRIPTKAALQEAYSTPILPLDVLADRPPEKKFEGAKRLLAQYGSLISVISFMVLFVYLIVTPSKSNAGKGSKKKR, encoded by the exons ATGGCTCAGTCAACCTTCATCTGGGCTGCGTTGGCTCTACTGCTCGTTTCGTCAACGCTGGGCAGCTCCGACGTGCCCTTCATCGTGGCCCACAAGAAGGCTTCCCTCACCAGACTCAAGTCCGGCGCCGAACGCGTCTCCGTCTCCATCCATATCTACAACCAAGGATCCTC GACTGCATATGATGTGAGTCTTACTGATGATTCATGGTCTCAAGACGTATTTGATATTGTCAGCGGAAACACATCAAACTCAtgggaaaggcttgatgg TGGTGGTCTTCTAACCCACTCATTTGAATTGGAGGGCAAAACAAAAGGATTGTTCTATGGTGCTCCAGCTGTCATCACATTCCGTATCCCCACTAAGGCTGCCCTACAG GAGGCATATTCAACGCCAATACTGCCTTTAGATGTCCTTGCAGATAGACCTCCTGAGAAGAAGTTTGAGGGG GCTAAG AGATTGCTGGCACAATATGGCTCTCTAATTTCTGTGATCTCCTTTATGGTCCTGTTTGTGTACCTGATCGTCACCCCATCGAAATCCAATGCTGGCAAAGGAAGCAAGAAGAAGCGCTAA